Part of the Acidimicrobiales bacterium genome, CCGACGAGTGAACGGCGTCGGCGGGTGACCATCCTCGTCGACCAGGCCGTCTGGCCCTGGCGGGGCCGCCGGTGGGCACACCTGGTCAGCGACGAGAGCTACGACGAGCTCCACGCCTTCGCCGAGCGCCTCGGCATCCCTCGTCGGGCCTTCCAGGGCGACCACTACGACGTCCCCGCGGACGCCCGTGAGCGGGCCATCGAACTGGGTGCCGAGGCCGTCGATGCCCGGATCCTGGTGCGGCGCCTCAACGCCTCCGGTCTGCGGCGGGCCGCCCGTTCGCACCCGCAGCCGACGCTGGAGGTCGAGGTGGTCGACCCGGAGAGCGGGCCGGCCACGCACTGCCTCACCGCCTACTACCGGGAGCTGGACGAGCGCTTCGCCACGGGCTTCACCGTGGACGAGGCCCTGCCCCTCGACCCGGACGAGATGCGCCCGCCCCGGGGCCTCTTCCTGGTCGCGACCTACCAGGGCGACGCGGTCGGCTGTGGCGGTCTGAAGCTGGCCGGCGGCACCGCCGCGGAGCTGAAGCGCCTGTGGGTCGACCCAACCGCCCGCGGCTTCGGCGTGGGTCGGCGCCTCGTCGCCGCCCTGGAGGAGCACGCCGTCGCCCACGGCTACTGGAGGGTGCGCCTGGACACCAACCAGACCCTCACCGAGGCGATCGCGCTGTACCGCTCGACGGGCTACGAGGAGGTCGAAGCCTTCAACGACGAGCAGTACGCCCACCACTGGTTCGAGAAGCACCTCGGGGGCGGACCCTGAGCGACGGCGGCGCGCACGCCAACGCCGCGCGCCCGTTCCGGGCCTGGTAAGACGTGCCCATGGACATCGCCCGCCCCTCCCGTCCCACGGCCGCCCGCCGGCCGCTCGTCGCCCTCGTCGCGTTCGTCGGCCTGGTC contains:
- a CDS encoding GNAT family N-acetyltransferase; the protein is MTILVDQAVWPWRGRRWAHLVSDESYDELHAFAERLGIPRRAFQGDHYDVPADARERAIELGAEAVDARILVRRLNASGLRRAARSHPQPTLEVEVVDPESGPATHCLTAYYRELDERFATGFTVDEALPLDPDEMRPPRGLFLVATYQGDAVGCGGLKLAGGTAAELKRLWVDPTARGFGVGRRLVAALEEHAVAHGYWRVRLDTNQTLTEAIALYRSTGYEEVEAFNDEQYAHHWFEKHLGGGP